tttgcagatgacatgatactctatatggagtcccaaaaaactccaccaaaaaattgctagaacagATGCACAAATTCAGTagagtcacaggatacaaaatcagcatacagaaattcactgcatttctatacagcaataatgaagcagcagaaaaaagaaataagagatcaatcccatttacaattgcaccaaaacaataagatacctaggaataaacctaaccaaagaggtgaaagatgtgtactctgaaaaatataaaacaccaatgaaggaaattgaagatgacacaaaggaatggaaaggcgttccatgctcatggattggaagaacaaatattgctaaaatgtctatactacccgaagcaatctacacatttaatgcaattcttatcaaaataccaacagtgtttttcacagagctaacaaacaatcttaaaatttgtatggaactacaaaagacagtgaataaccaaagcaaccttgaaaaagaaaagcaagaggcacctgggtggctcagtcagttaagcatctgactcaagtcttgatatcagggttgtgagtccaagccccacactggacacCATGGTGGGCATGCAGCCTACttaataaagaaacagaaaaaaagcaaagaaaagctgAACCTTAAACTATATTAGAAAACTGTGGTGatcaaaactgtatggtactggcaaaacaaaacaaaacaaaacacagagttcaacagaacagaatagaaaacccagaatgaactcacaattatatggtcaattaatctttgacaaagtatgCAAGACTACCCaatgagaaaagacagtctcttcaacaaataccAGGGAAACTGGGCAGCTacgtacaaaaaaaaaaaaaaaaaaaaaagaaactggatcactttcttaccacacataaatattaattcaaaatggattaaagacctaaatgtgagacatgaaaccatttAAATCCTaagggagaacacaggcagtaacttttTTGACATCACCCTTGGCAAATTCTTAATAGATATGTCTActtaggcaaaggaaacaaaagcaaaaatacactattgagatgtcatcaaaataaaatgcttctgcacagtgaaggaaatgatcaacaaaacaaatGGCAAcctagagaatgagagaaaaatatttgcgaatgacttatctgataaagggttactacccaaaatatataaaaaacataaaactcaacatccaaaaaacaataatccaattaaaaatgggcagaagacataaacagatatttttccaaagaagacatcaagatggccaacaggcacatgaaaagatgctcaatatcactcataatcagggaaaggcaaatcaaactATAATGAGATAACACACAAATCACCTCACatctgtaagaatggctaaaattaacaacacaagaaacaacaggtactggtgagaatgtggagcaaaaggaacactcttgcactgttggtgggaatgcaaactggtgcaggcattatggaaaacagtatggaggttcctcaaaaagttaaaaatagaactatcttatgattcagtaattgcactactagatatttacccaaagaatacaagaacattAATCCAAAGGGATATATCCACCCAATGTCTatatcagtattatttataatatctcagatatggaagcagcccaagtgttcactgatatatgaatggataaataagatgtaaGATAGCAGATAGTCTGACCCAGATCACACTGGGAGCAGGGGCCTTCTTCGCCTTGACCTTTACAAAGCACTTGGGCTGCATAGCAAGCCTGCACTTTACAGAcacagaaactgaggcttagaaggGTCCAAGAGCTCAATCAAGATCACACTGGTGGTGTATGAACTGAATGGGACCGTCCATAACCAAGAGCGGTCAGTGAGGACTTACAGAGAAATGGCTTATATGTTGTGAAAAAGCATCCTGGGTTCATTGGAATCAAACTCATTTATTCAGATCACAGACTGGCTGGGTACTTCCATAGATAGGAACCTTCTGGATGCTCTAATACTGAACTCTACCAGGATTGGCCATGGATTTGCTTTAACTAAATACCCAGCAGTCTGGGCTGGCTCCTGGAAAAAGAATATTCCCACTGAAGCCTGTCCCATCTCCAACCAGGTTCTGAAACTGGTGTCTGACTCGCAAAACCACCCTGCTGCTGTCCTGATGGCCACTGGGTACACCATGGTGATCAGCTCTGATGACCCAGccgtctttggtgcaaaaggcTTACCCTATGATTTCTATAAGGGCTTCATAGGCATTGGGGAAATGGAGGCTGCTCTGAGGACACTCAAACAGCTGGCCGTGAACTCTATCAAGTTCAGCACCTTGTTGGATATTGATAAAAAGGCTGCCATGAAAacctgggaggagagaggggataAGTTTGTAGCTAACCTGCCCAGGTGGCCAAAGTGAGAAGATAGCCATTTATTACCCTattcctctgcttccctctgcaaGCTGTTTTTACCTTCTGTTAATCAGTCTTGAACCCACTTCAGTATGGTTTCTACCTCCATCTCTTTATCAAAACTGACCTCATGAAGGTCATCAATCACCTCCACATTGCTTGACCTCTCAAACATTTAAACAGTCTACCaaactcatctttttaaaatattcttttttctcaactCAGGACATCAACtctcttggtttcctcctctctctctggccaCTCCTTTCAGGATCCCTTTTCCAGAGGCTCTTCTCTATCAAATATCTGTGTTGGAATTCTTCAGGGCTTAGTTTTGCTGCTTTTCACTCTTCTGTTCACATCTCTACTTCTCTCCTCTACTTTTCTCTCAACTCAATAGTCTTTTCCTAGGTAGTTTCATCCATTCCTTTGCTTTTAAGTATCATTTATTTCCCGATGATCCCCAGTTTATTCACTTAGTTGGTTCACAGGAATCTCAGAAACCTATGTGCAATTCTGAACTCTCAATCTCTTCCCTTTCAATCTTTTCCTGGTCTTTCCCATCTTGGTAAGTGGCACCTCCATCCCATTCCTCCCAGTTGCTCTAGGTAGAATTTTTCAGCAAAATTATTGATACTGCTCTCTTCCCTGTTCCAcataaaaatgtatcttaaatCCTCCACACCTCTCTACCTGTATTGCTGTTGGCTGAGTTCAAGCCACTATCACTTCTTGTCTAAGTTATAATAGCCTCTTAattgatctctcctttcttctctttgccttcttcatttcatttttcacagagtgatgactttttaaaaattaaattaaatcaggtTATTCCATTGCTTACTACTCAGTGCacttaaaaaaactcaaaattttcAACAGGGCATATAGCATCCTCTTTAACCTGGATCCCTTCCAGCAGCATCCAACCCTAGGCTTCCCTAGTGCACCAGATTCTGGCCACACTGGTCCTTTGTTCCTCATATATCTCAAACTATATGCTGCATCAGAGTCTTACTGTCTAGGATagtctttcttttcacttttgtcTAACTAATTCCTATTCACCCTTCAGGCTTCACCTTTAATGTCCCTGTCTCAGAAAAGTTTCCTAGACCCCTAACCTGTTAATATCTCCCATGgcaccttgctttttttctttcatgactcTTATCATAATttgtaattacatatttatttctgtgtttatagTCTTCCCTCCTGCCAGATTGTACGTTCCCTGTGGGCAGGTACTGATGATTGTGAACCCAGAATCTTGCTCCGTGCCCCAAACCTAGTCAGTACTCAATGAAAGATATGTTGAACAAATGGATATAACCTGTATGTATTGAGCTGGTTGCTGAAGCAGGAGAGAACGGAGCAGggttttccccaaagaaaaaacCTCACGTGATCAAATTCTGGCTCCTGGCCCGGTTTTCAGAAGGA
The nucleotide sequence above comes from Canis lupus dingo isolate Sandy chromosome X, ASM325472v2, whole genome shotgun sequence. Encoded proteins:
- the LOC112649328 gene encoding adenosine deaminase 2-like gives rise to the protein MQITDWLGTSIDRNLLDALILNSTRIGHGFALTKYPAVWAGSWKKNIPTEACPISNQVLKLVSDSQNHPAAVLMATGYTMVISSDDPAVFGAKGLPYDFYKGFIGIGEMEAALRTLKQLAVNSIKFSTLLDIDKKAAMKTWEERGDKFVANLPRWPK